In Candidatus Neomarinimicrobiota bacterium, a single window of DNA contains:
- a CDS encoding carboxypeptidase-like regulatory domain-containing protein, producing the protein MSFINLLKRCILVAFIVQVLFAGNTGKIAGVIIDVETKEPLVGANVVVKGTNLGAATDEKGRYYILQVPPGVYTIEVNYIGYTKSIIKNVEVRVDLTTHIDAELKRSVMKMEEIVVVAEKPIVQHDVTSTRKSMTRNELEDVPGIENALDMFKLSGGTVLGVRQPVIMVGEGIQLHARDESLKDVHIRGGRGGEILYIVDGIPVTHPLYGGRSVLDLNVNDVEEIELITGAFNAEYGQAQSGVVNITTRSGKDYYSGSIEYKTDNIISPSTNTDYITFNVGGPGLLDKIILPLLGKDLPGKTNFFISGNANLTNTEYNNHREREKINLIGIELKEKQDNTGNINIKLDWYSPNSAFHLTGSYHGSWHSWSRFDWLWKNCPDNTVDYYRENHQFSFRFNHTLSKSTFYNINFGYLGIKYRESLNGNKPADFWYFVPDSMYQDTLDYYIWEKEFFGKKPYKVFSTISTPVVDEIIGFFTIDSYESVWRDDNTKTYSIIGSITSQVSHEHKIKSGFEIQFHNLRYIDIQDGGVKLSNYGLWKYGISSIADSTAKPPGPYPEFGQTRWAFNVNPAVGAFYIQDKYEVETLIINVGVRVDWFCLGETIFKKKYIEQWEDATGFKSNWKKYKYSFSPRLGISFPINVRTNMFFSYGHFTQLPELQFIYRDPYSGGFTGNPGLDYEKTILYEYGFIYQFFEDWAIDMKVYAKDINNQVGTTRLLAAKGIPVYIYDNKGYGRARGIELRLIKKYRKHVSGTLTYTIQWAKGYSSSAFEDYIRSLNNFPNPIRERRTNWDIRHQLVFQGNISVSKADPIRLFGIELPADWSITVLSNISSGYPYTPGSTNLLELQVKENSETGPMLINADIKFRKRINVSEKFRINIILDIFNIFDINNVNIGYGFNPWTGLPYKYGDKVNNTKELYSWYKMYNLLDPRQFFYGRNVKLGLKLEW; encoded by the coding sequence ATGTCATTTATTAACTTGTTGAAGCGATGCATATTAGTAGCATTTATTGTACAGGTGTTATTTGCAGGAAATACAGGAAAGATTGCCGGTGTTATTATAGATGTCGAAACAAAAGAACCTCTTGTAGGTGCTAATGTAGTAGTAAAAGGTACGAATTTAGGAGCAGCAACGGATGAAAAGGGTAGATATTATATTTTACAGGTCCCTCCGGGTGTATACACTATAGAGGTAAACTACATTGGATATACTAAATCGATAATTAAAAATGTGGAAGTTAGAGTTGATTTAACTACCCATATAGATGCTGAATTAAAGCGTTCGGTTATGAAAATGGAAGAAATAGTTGTAGTTGCAGAAAAGCCAATAGTTCAGCATGATGTTACATCAACAAGAAAAAGCATGACAAGAAATGAATTGGAAGATGTGCCCGGGATTGAAAATGCTCTTGATATGTTTAAATTGAGTGGAGGTACAGTACTGGGTGTTAGACAACCTGTTATAATGGTGGGTGAAGGAATACAGCTTCATGCAAGAGATGAAAGCCTGAAAGATGTTCATATTAGAGGAGGGCGTGGGGGGGAAATTCTATATATTGTTGATGGAATTCCAGTAACACATCCACTTTATGGAGGTAGAAGTGTTTTAGATTTGAATGTTAATGATGTAGAAGAAATCGAACTCATAACGGGAGCATTTAATGCTGAGTATGGCCAGGCTCAATCAGGGGTTGTGAATATAACAACTAGATCTGGGAAAGATTATTATTCAGGAAGCATAGAATATAAGACCGATAACATAATTAGTCCTTCAACTAATACAGATTATATAACTTTCAACGTGGGAGGTCCTGGGTTGCTTGATAAAATTATTTTACCATTATTGGGCAAGGATCTACCCGGGAAAACAAACTTTTTTATATCAGGTAATGCAAATTTAACTAATACTGAGTATAATAACCATCGCGAAAGGGAAAAAATAAATTTAATTGGAATTGAATTGAAAGAAAAACAAGATAATACTGGAAATATAAATATAAAGTTAGATTGGTATTCACCCAATTCAGCATTTCATTTAACCGGAAGCTATCATGGATCGTGGCATTCTTGGTCAAGGTTTGACTGGTTGTGGAAAAATTGTCCAGATAATACAGTAGATTATTATAGAGAAAATCATCAATTTAGTTTTAGATTTAATCATACACTTTCAAAATCTACGTTTTACAATATAAATTTTGGCTATTTAGGAATCAAATATAGGGAGTCATTAAATGGTAACAAACCTGCAGATTTCTGGTATTTTGTACCTGATTCAATGTATCAGGATACTTTGGATTATTATATATGGGAAAAAGAATTTTTTGGAAAAAAACCATATAAAGTGTTTTCAACAATTTCAACGCCGGTTGTCGATGAAATAATAGGGTTTTTTACAATTGATTCCTACGAGTCAGTTTGGCGCGATGATAATACAAAAACATATTCAATAATTGGTAGTATAACATCGCAGGTAAGTCATGAACATAAAATAAAATCTGGTTTTGAAATACAATTCCATAATCTTAGGTATATAGATATACAAGACGGTGGAGTAAAATTGTCTAATTATGGATTGTGGAAGTATGGGATAAGTAGTATAGCAGATTCTACTGCAAAGCCACCAGGCCCCTACCCTGAGTTCGGACAAACCAGATGGGCTTTTAATGTTAATCCGGCAGTAGGTGCTTTTTATATACAAGATAAATATGAAGTTGAAACATTAATTATTAATGTTGGAGTGAGAGTCGATTGGTTTTGTTTAGGTGAAACGATATTTAAAAAGAAATATATAGAGCAATGGGAGGATGCAACAGGCTTCAAGTCGAATTGGAAAAAATATAAATATTCTTTTAGTCCTAGATTGGGCATATCATTTCCTATTAATGTGAGAACAAATATGTTTTTTTCTTATGGACATTTTACACAATTACCAGAGTTACAATTTATTTATCGTGATCCGTATTCAGGTGGTTTTACGGGTAATCCAGGATTGGATTATGAAAAAACAATATTATATGAATATGGTTTTATATACCAATTTTTTGAAGATTGGGCAATTGATATGAAAGTATATGCAAAAGATATTAATAATCAGGTTGGTACAACAAGGTTATTAGCGGCGAAGGGAATACCAGTATATATATATGACAACAAGGGGTATGGTAGAGCGAGAGGCATAGAATTAAGGTTAATAAAAAAATACCGTAAACATGTATCTGGTACCTTAACATATACAATTCAGTGGGCGAAAGGATATTCATCTTCGGCATTTGAAGATTATATTCGATCTTTAAATAATTTTCCTAATCCCATAAGAGAGAGAAGAACAAACTGGGACATAAGGCATCAACTTGTTTTTCAGGGTAATATTAGTGTTTCTAAGGCAGACCCTATAAGATTATTTGGCATAGAATTACCGGCAGATTGGAGTATTACTGTGTTATCGAATATATCGTCTGGATATCCATATACACCTGGATCGACAAATCTTTTGGAGCTTCAAGTGAAGGAAAATAGTGAAACTGGTCCTATGTTAATTAATGCGGATATAAAATTTAGAAAACGGATTAATGTTAGTGAGAAATTTAGAATTAATATAATATTAGACATTTTTAATATTTTTGATATTAATAATGTTAATATTGGTTACGG